The Cucumis melo cultivar AY chromosome 6, USDA_Cmelo_AY_1.0, whole genome shotgun sequence genome includes a region encoding these proteins:
- the LOC103491130 gene encoding LOW QUALITY PROTEIN: (-)-germacrene D synthase-like (The sequence of the model RefSeq protein was modified relative to this genomic sequence to represent the inferred CDS: deleted 1 base in 1 codon; substituted 1 base at 1 genomic stop codon) yields the protein XEEEEMVEEEVQKLKEEVMSMFIIAQNPSQKLSLIDSIQRLGLSYHFEKEITEILHHMQKPSVVDNDENIYEVALRFRLLRQQGYAIPTEIFNKFTNEDEDFKESIVKGKREIMSLYEASHWRMKGEIILDRALAFTTTKLEEMAMDVSSPFRDEAAYALKWPILKALPRLIIKRHISIYEMDPLKNNVLLKFAKLDYNSMQKLYQKELCEVSRWWKHLNLLEELSFARDRMVESYIWALGVYYEPKYSLGRIILAKIVALATVLDDMYDLYATLDELQLFTQAIERWDMNCIVKLPKYMKIFYGVILKLYEEIEKDINKDNVTIPYAIHYAKEGMKRQCRAYFAEAKWFHEGYVPTFEEYMKVATVSTCYYLFVPISFVGMGVAASKEAFEWVESDPMLLKASGIIGRLMNDVTSHTFEQERGDVGSAVECHMKQHGLSEEETLVELENEVIKAWRDITEDYIKTTNISNEILLRVLNLARLSDLFYKEEDGYTFVDKTTKHFIASIIVEPLPT from the exons taggaagaagaagaaatggttgAGGAAGAGGTTCAAAAGCTCAAGGAAGAAGTGATGAGCATGTTTATCATTGCTCAAAACCCTTCCCAAAAGTTAAGTTTGATTGATTCAATTCAACGCTTAGGTTTGTCTTATCACTTTGAGAAAGAGATTACTGAGATCTTGCACCACATGCAAAAGCCTTCCGTAGTTGACAATGATGAAAACATTTACGAGGTTGCCCTTCGATTTCGATTGCTTAGACAACAAGGCTATGCTATCCCAACTG AGATATTCAACAAGTTTAcaaatgaagatgaagatttCAAAGAATCAATTGTGAAAGGAAAAAGGGAAATAATGAGTTTG TATGAAGCATCACATTGGAGAATGAAGGGAGAGATTATATTGGATAGAGCTTTAGCATTTACGACTACTAAGCTTGAAGAAATGGCTATGGATGTTAGCTCTCCTTTTAGAGATGAAGCTGCATATGCTTTGAAATGGCCAATCCTAAAAGCTTTGCCAAGGCTTATCATCAAACGCCATATCTCTATCTATGAAATGGACCCATTGAAGAACAATGTTTTGCTCAAATTCGCTAAGTTGGATTACAATTCTATGCAAAAACTCTACCAAAAAGAACTATGTGAAGTTTCGAG atggtGGAAGCATCTAAATTTACTTGAAGAACTATCTTTTGCAAGAGATAGGATGGTGGAGAGTTACATTTGGGCATTGGGAGTTTATTATGAACCCAAATATTCTCTTGGTAGAATAATATTAGCCAAAATTGTTGCTCTTGCAACGGTTCTTGATGATATGTATGATTTATATGCTACACTGGATGAACTTCAACTATTCACACAAGCAATTGAAAG ATGGGATATGAATTGTATTGTGAAACTCCCAAAGTACATGAAAATTTTCTATGGAGTTATATTAAAACTTTATGAGGAGATTGAAAAAGATATCAACAAGGACAACGTTACTATTCCATATGCTATTCACTATGCAAAAGAAGGG ATGAAAAGGCAATGTAGAGCTTATTTTGCAGAAGCAAAATGGTTTCATGAAGGGTATGTGCCTACATTTGAAGAGTACATGAAAGTAGCAACTGTGTCAACTTGTTATTATCTTTTTGTTCCAATTTCATTTGTTGGAATGGGAGTTGCTGCTTCAAAAGAGGCTTTTGAATGGGTTGAGAGTGACCCAATGCTTCTTAAAGCAAGTGGAATAATTGGGAGGCTCATGAATGACGTAACTTCTCACACG TTTGAACAAGAGAGAGGTGATGTTGGCTCAGCTGTTGAATGTCACATGAAACAACATGGATTATCAGAAGAAGAAACCTTAGTGGAATTGGAGAATGAAGTGATTAAAGCATGGAGAGATATAACAGAAGATTATATCAAAACTACAAACATTTCAAATGAAATCCTTTTACGTGTGTTGAATCTTGCAAGACTCTCAGATCTATTCTATAAAGAAGAAGACGGTTACACATTTGTTGATAAGACGACAAAACATTTCATTGCCTCTATCATCGTAGAACCTTTACCAACTTAA